One genomic segment of Helianthus annuus cultivar XRQ/B chromosome 14, HanXRQr2.0-SUNRISE, whole genome shotgun sequence includes these proteins:
- the LOC110904077 gene encoding probable (S)-N-methylcoclaurine 3'-hydroxylase isozyme 2 has protein sequence MASITPFKENTMSFSLFLLLLTPLFLLFLIRKYFKSEKNLPPGPRPWPIIGNLHQVGKNPHVTTAILAQEHGPLISLHLGTQILIVASSPEAAMGILKTQDRFLSSRFVPNAFHCSYLPHTLIWSLDCNENWKSLRRLCRTEMFSVNALEFQSSLREEKLAQMIDFLCSKSGQVVNIEEVVFTTMFNTLSNIIFGKDFLDLKDQRGTAGGLKEKLMKILENGLAPNISDFFPILQRLDLQGLRKQALKHMEEVYDSWVGMINERRSAATAYKEQCFLDRLIQNGFSNEQINILALELFTAGTDTTTSTVEWAMAELIKNKDVMIKLQEEVKQKINSSSSMAESEISKLPYLNACIKETLRLHPPVPLLLPHRAIQTSEVLNYTIPCGAKLLVNIWAIGRDPKLWEDPLSFKPERFLGSNLDFRGKDFEFIPFGAGRRMCPGLPSGITSVRSILASLILRFDWLLPDDQDQAKLDMNEKFGVTLQKDKPLQLILKHLN, from the exons ATGGCTTCCATAACTCCTTTTAAAGAAAATACTATGTCATtttctctctttcttcttctaCTAACACCCTTGTTTCTATTATTCCTCATTAGAAAGTATTTCAAATCTGAAAAGAACCTTCCACCAGGCCCACGACCATGGCCGATCATCGGAAATCTACACCAAGTAGGCAAGAACCCTCATGTCACTACCGCCATCTTGGCTCAAGAACATGGTCCACTTATCTCTCTCCATTTAGGCACTCAGATTCTCATTGTTGCATCTTCTCCTGAGGCAGCCATGGGAATTCTTAAGACCCAAGACCGGTTTCTGTCTTCTCGATTTGTTCCTAACGCATTTCATTGTAGTTATTTACCTCACACACTTATTTGGTCACTAGATTGTAATGAAAACTGGAAGTCGTTAAGAAGACTTTGTCGAACTGAGATGTTCTCGGTTAATGCCTTAGAGTTCCAATCTAGTTTGAGAGAGGAAAAGCTGGCTCAAATGATAGATTTCTTGTGTAGTAAGAGTGGACAAGTTGTTAATATAGAGGAAGTTGTTTTCACAACAATGTTCAACACTTTGAGcaacattatttttggaaaagATTTTCTTGATTTGAAAGATCAACGCGGAACTGCGGGTGGTTTGAAAGAGAAACTGATGAAGATATTGGAGAATGGACTTGCACCAAATATAAGTGATTTTTTCCCAATATTGCAGAGGTTGGATCTTCAAGGGCTAAGAAAGCAAGCCTTGAAACATATGGAGGAGGTATATGATTCTTGGGTGGGTATGATTAATGAAAGAAGATCGGCTGCAACCGCATATAAGGAACAATGTTTCTTGGATCGTTTGATTCAGAATGGGTTCTCAAATGAGCAGATAAATATATTGGCTTTG GAGTTATTCACAGCAGGTACAGATACAACCACCTCGACAGTTGAATGGGCTATGGCTGAGTTGATAAAGAACAAAGATGTTATGATTAAACTTCAAGAGGAGGTAAAACAAAAAATCAACTCTAGCTCCTCCATGGCCGAATCTGAAATTTCAAAGTTGCCTTATTTAAATGCGTGCATTAAAGAAACCTTAAGATTACATCCTCCTGTCCCTCTTTTGCTTCCGCACCGTGCAATCCAAACAAGTGAGGTTTTGAACTATACAATCCCTTGTGGGGCCAAATTATTGGTGAACATTTGGGCAATTGGTCGAGACCCAAAACTTTGGGAAGATCCTCTTTCATTCAAACCCGAAAGATTTCTTGGCTCAAATTTGGACTTTAGAGGCAAAGACTTTGAGTTCATACCATTTGGTGCAGGGAGGAGGATGTGTCCGGGTTTACCCTCTGGAATCACTAGTGTTCGATCTATACTTGCTTCTTTGATTCTTCGATTTGACTGGCTTCTTCCAGATGATCAGGACCAAGCGAAGCTCGACATGAATGAGAAATTTGGGGTCACTTTGCAAAAGGACAAACCTCTACAACTCATTCTCAAACATTTAAACTAA